The Borreliella andersonii genome has a segment encoding these proteins:
- a CDS encoding hemolysin family protein, producing MLGFFNFKNKKKKKGSPENDLEDKSNIETSLIKNFNALKETIVKEIMIPRIGVIFVDYAKSKDELLKVVTSSSHSRFPVYHGTIDNIVGIIHARDILLHMCKKDFYEIDLKDIMRKVMFVPESKKTDSLLKEFQENHVHIAIVVDEYGGVSGLVTLEDILEEIVGDIQDEFDNELDEIVRLDDGSYLCDARILIEDLNEKLSLNLPNGDFDTLGGFVYDLFGRIPLKNEKVEYDNLIFSIKNMHQRNIKVIKISEKEGL from the coding sequence ATGTTGGGATTTTTTAATTTTAAAAACAAAAAGAAGAAAAAAGGAAGCCCAGAAAATGATCTTGAAGATAAGTCGAATATTGAAACTTCTTTGATAAAAAATTTCAATGCTCTTAAAGAGACTATTGTAAAAGAGATTATGATTCCTAGGATAGGAGTGATATTTGTTGATTATGCTAAAAGCAAGGACGAACTTTTGAAGGTTGTAACATCTAGTAGTCATTCAAGATTTCCTGTGTATCATGGAACTATTGACAATATTGTTGGGATAATTCATGCAAGAGACATACTATTGCATATGTGTAAAAAAGATTTCTACGAAATAGACTTAAAAGACATCATGCGAAAGGTTATGTTTGTTCCAGAAAGTAAAAAAACAGATTCTCTTTTAAAAGAATTTCAAGAAAATCATGTTCATATTGCAATTGTGGTTGATGAGTATGGTGGGGTTTCAGGGCTTGTAACTCTTGAAGATATTCTTGAAGAGATAGTGGGTGATATTCAAGATGAATTTGACAATGAGCTTGATGAAATAGTTCGTCTTGATGATGGATCTTATCTTTGTGATGCAAGAATTTTAATAGAGGATTTAAATGAGAAACTTAGTTTAAATTTGCCAAATGGAGACTTTGATACTCTTGGTGGTTTCGTTTATGATCTTTTTGGAAGGATTCCTTTGAAAAACGAAAAGGTGGAATATGATAATTTGATTTTTTCGATTAAAAATATGCATCAAAGAAATATTAAGGTGATAAAGATTTCCGAGAAGGAAGGTTTATGA
- the ybeY gene encoding rRNA maturation RNase YbeY, with amino-acid sequence MSKSDLNLLVKNIKFEHLSVFYDFIISVLNALSISDYELSVILCDNAYIQELNNKFRNKNEPTDVLSFNYNEHNELNKDLVDNINYKIQGDLVISFEYLKFSAQEFNVEIYEELQRVTIHGILHLMGYKHETNDFQKESMLILQENVLRENKRVF; translated from the coding sequence TTGTCCAAATCTGATTTGAATTTATTGGTAAAAAATATTAAATTTGAACATCTTAGTGTTTTTTATGATTTTATTATATCTGTTTTGAATGCTCTTTCTATTAGCGATTATGAACTTTCAGTTATTCTTTGTGATAATGCTTATATACAAGAATTGAATAATAAATTTAGAAACAAGAATGAACCAACTGATGTTCTTTCTTTTAATTATAATGAACATAATGAACTTAACAAAGATTTGGTTGATAATATAAATTATAAAATACAAGGAGATCTTGTAATATCTTTTGAATATTTGAAATTTAGTGCTCAAGAGTTTAACGTTGAAATTTATGAAGAACTTCAACGTGTTACTATTCACGGAATTTTGCATTTAATGGGATATAAACATGAAACTAATGATTTTCAAAAGGAAAGTATGTTGATTCTTCAAGAAAATGTCTTAAGAGAAAATAAAAGGGTATTTTAG
- the trxA gene encoding thioredoxin, with translation MAISLTEEDFIVKVFDYKNNKGWSFKGGRPAIIDFYANWCGPCKMLSPVFEKLSKKYENSIDFYKVDTDKEQDISSALGVQSLPTILFIPVDGKPKVSVGLLQEDAFESIIKDFFGF, from the coding sequence ATGGCTATTTCTTTAACCGAAGAAGATTTTATTGTTAAAGTTTTTGATTATAAAAATAATAAAGGGTGGAGTTTTAAAGGCGGTAGGCCTGCAATAATTGATTTTTATGCCAATTGGTGTGGTCCATGTAAAATGCTTTCTCCGGTTTTTGAAAAACTTTCTAAAAAGTATGAGAACAGCATTGATTTTTATAAAGTAGATACAGATAAAGAGCAAGATATTTCTTCTGCGCTTGGAGTGCAAAGTCTTCCAACTATTCTTTTTATTCCTGTTGATGGTAAACCAAAGGTTTCTGTTGGCCTTTTGCAAGAAGATGCTTTTGAAAGCATAATTAAGGATTTTTTTGGTTTTTAG
- a CDS encoding 16S rRNA (uracil(1498)-N(3))-methyltransferase, which yields MNLMLINFNEFKTGISLNDTRAKHLVKILKLKDNDKFKFGILGEKNIYQCIYKKDKKLFFKKIFKIGESNKLKKLYVLIGMIRPIVAKRIIKELASIGIYKIFFFNTELTEKSYLNSKIFKNNDYEKHLIAGAMQGGVTYLPEIKIIKNLKDSLKYIEQENFEIKILLEKNSQKNLIDIAQIHNAVIIVGPERGFTEKEKQLITQYNFTSYSISSNILRAETAATAASIITASKLINT from the coding sequence ATGAATCTAATGTTAATAAATTTTAATGAATTTAAAACAGGAATCTCACTTAATGATACTAGGGCAAAACATCTTGTTAAGATCTTAAAATTAAAAGATAATGACAAATTTAAATTCGGTATTCTTGGGGAAAAAAACATTTATCAGTGCATTTACAAAAAAGATAAAAAACTATTTTTCAAGAAAATCTTTAAAATAGGTGAATCTAATAAACTTAAAAAATTATATGTACTAATTGGAATGATAAGACCAATTGTTGCCAAAAGAATCATAAAAGAACTTGCTAGCATTGGAATATACAAAATATTTTTTTTTAACACTGAGCTTACTGAAAAATCATACTTAAATTCTAAAATCTTCAAAAACAATGACTATGAAAAACATTTAATAGCCGGAGCAATGCAAGGAGGAGTAACATACTTACCAGAAATAAAAATTATTAAAAATTTAAAAGACAGCCTTAAATATATTGAACAAGAAAATTTTGAAATAAAAATATTACTTGAAAAAAATAGTCAAAAAAATTTAATTGATATAGCGCAAATACACAATGCGGTCATTATTGTGGGCCCCGAGAGGGGATTTACAGAAAAAGAAAAACAACTAATAACACAATATAATTTTACCTCTTACAGTATATCTTCAAACATCCTAAGAGCAGAAACAGCCGCAACTGCTGCATCTATTATCACAGCATCAAAACTAATTAATACGTGA
- a CDS encoding PASTA domain-containing protein: MFKSKLDLTQNDKNCNNEMLILPKTTVKGLLLVIFGSLIVSFAIFFMVLENNEITVVPNLYSLAIEDAVLELQRKELIPHIEFKFSSSALDKGKVIDQGPKPGTVLRHGNKVIIFISKGAVINRVDSFIGKNVDDVIINLKANSFDNSKLLYHVVKPLEVESELPKGVIIRQNPSPGSQISSLTDLQFLISKGKGHLDKHVKNYIGIYYKDAIASLLGDNINFDIDLANTSDFGNIISQSILPETKINESDKILITIAKPKVDNKIVFGILTYKLRQHPSYVDVSVRLKGLDGKNSLIYSFKSKGGLIKLPYEVDKGSTIELYIYDKLINQTVIN, translated from the coding sequence TTGTTTAAAAGTAAATTAGATCTGACTCAGAATGATAAAAATTGCAATAATGAAATGTTGATTTTGCCTAAAACCACTGTTAAGGGATTACTTTTAGTTATTTTTGGATCTTTAATTGTTTCTTTTGCAATTTTCTTTATGGTTTTAGAAAATAACGAGATTACAGTCGTTCCAAATCTTTATTCTCTTGCTATTGAGGATGCTGTTCTTGAATTGCAGAGAAAAGAGTTGATTCCGCACATTGAATTTAAATTTTCTTCAAGCGCTCTTGATAAGGGGAAAGTAATAGACCAGGGGCCAAAGCCAGGAACTGTTTTAAGACATGGTAATAAGGTTATAATTTTCATTAGTAAAGGGGCCGTAATAAACAGAGTTGATAGTTTTATTGGCAAAAACGTTGACGATGTTATTATTAATTTAAAGGCCAATTCTTTTGATAATTCTAAGCTACTTTACCATGTTGTTAAACCTCTTGAGGTTGAGAGTGAATTGCCAAAAGGCGTAATAATTCGTCAAAATCCATCACCGGGTAGTCAAATATCAAGTTTAACGGATCTTCAATTTTTAATTAGCAAGGGTAAAGGTCATTTGGACAAACATGTTAAAAATTATATTGGAATTTATTATAAAGATGCGATTGCTTCTCTTTTAGGTGATAACATTAATTTTGACATTGATTTGGCAAATACCAGTGATTTTGGAAATATTATTTCTCAGTCTATTTTGCCTGAGACCAAAATAAATGAATCAGATAAAATTTTAATTACTATTGCAAAGCCCAAGGTTGACAATAAAATTGTTTTTGGAATTTTGACTTATAAATTAAGACAACATCCATCTTATGTTGATGTATCTGTTAGGTTAAAGGGCCTAGATGGTAAAAATTCTCTGATTTATTCCTTTAAATCAAAAGGAGGACTGATTAAATTGCCCTATGAGGTTGACAAAGGTTCTACTATTGAGCTTTACATTTATGATAAGCTGATCAATCAAACAGTTATAAATTAA
- the fmt gene encoding methionyl-tRNA formyltransferase, with product MKIFFVSSSSIALEVFKEIVKHYEVVGVLTMPDKPKGRGQKLSQNVIKAEAIARNIKVLDSLILDDNTLNLVRDLNPDLMLVFSYGKIFKKEFLDLFPKGCINVHPSLLPKYRGVSPIQSAILNGDCVSGVTIQSMALEMDSGNILVQKDFKIRSCDTSHDISKLVSSISPSLVLEALEKISKGFLGIPQKSREATFCSFFKKESGFIDFSLSAFEIKNKINACNPWPLVRARLNYSDIIFHRADFLEVDLYKESKVGEIVDFNPEKGLFVNTGEGILLLLEVQRPGRKVLDFKSFYNGSRQLIGQVFSSIK from the coding sequence ATGAAAATATTTTTTGTAAGCTCTTCTTCTATTGCTTTAGAAGTTTTCAAGGAAATTGTAAAGCATTATGAAGTGGTGGGAGTTTTGACTATGCCTGATAAGCCTAAGGGTAGAGGACAAAAGTTGAGTCAAAATGTAATAAAGGCAGAGGCTATTGCTAGGAATATTAAAGTCCTAGATTCTTTGATTCTTGATGATAATACATTAAATTTAGTTAGGGATTTGAATCCGGATTTAATGTTAGTTTTTTCTTATGGCAAGATCTTTAAAAAAGAATTTTTAGATCTTTTCCCAAAAGGGTGTATTAATGTTCATCCTTCTCTTTTGCCCAAATATAGAGGTGTTTCTCCGATTCAATCTGCAATTTTAAATGGTGATTGTGTTAGTGGTGTTACTATTCAGAGTATGGCTTTAGAAATGGATAGTGGTAACATTTTAGTGCAAAAAGATTTTAAAATAAGATCTTGTGATACAAGTCATGATATTTCAAAACTTGTATCAAGCATTAGTCCAAGTCTTGTTCTAGAGGCTTTGGAAAAAATTAGCAAGGGTTTTTTAGGAATTCCTCAAAAATCAAGAGAAGCTACTTTTTGTTCTTTTTTTAAAAAAGAATCTGGATTTATAGATTTTAGTTTAAGTGCATTTGAGATTAAAAATAAAATTAATGCGTGCAATCCTTGGCCACTTGTAAGGGCTAGGCTTAATTATAGCGACATTATTTTTCATCGTGCCGATTTTTTAGAGGTAGATTTATATAAGGAGAGTAAAGTAGGAGAAATTGTTGATTTTAATCCCGAAAAAGGATTGTTTGTTAATACCGGAGAGGGGATTCTTTTGCTTTTAGAAGTTCAAAGACCCGGAAGAAAGGTTTTAGATTTTAAGTCTTTTTATAATGGGAGTAGGCAGCTAATAGGGCAAGTGTTTTCTTCAATAAAGTAG
- the def gene encoding peptide deformylase, whose amino-acid sequence MEMVFYPSDLLRVKTKQINNIDSKIRDYAKRMIELMDISGGVGLAAPQVGLDLALFVVRENKMAKPLVFINPSIIETSYELNSYKEGCLSIPGVYYDLMRPKAVVVSFHDENGKSFTIENSDFLARIIQHEMDHLNGVLFIDYYEEKLRNKLLKPYMRERGL is encoded by the coding sequence ATGGAAATGGTATTTTATCCTAGTGATTTGCTTCGTGTTAAGACAAAACAAATCAATAATATTGACAGTAAGATTAGAGATTATGCTAAAAGGATGATAGAATTGATGGATATTAGTGGTGGAGTTGGACTTGCTGCTCCTCAGGTAGGCCTTGATTTGGCACTTTTTGTAGTTAGAGAGAATAAAATGGCAAAGCCTTTGGTTTTTATAAATCCTTCAATCATAGAGACTTCTTATGAGCTTAACTCTTACAAAGAAGGTTGTTTAAGTATACCAGGGGTTTATTATGATTTAATGAGGCCTAAGGCTGTTGTGGTAAGTTTTCATGACGAGAATGGAAAATCTTTTACTATAGAAAATTCTGATTTTTTGGCAAGAATTATTCAGCACGAAATGGACCATTTAAATGGAGTTCTTTTTATTGATTATTACGAAGAAAAGTTAAGAAATAAATTGTTAAAGCCTTATATGAGAGAAAGAGGGCTTTAA
- a CDS encoding aminopeptidase P family protein — MDINKRLALLREHMRDNKIDAYLVAGYDPHFSEYSHERYSTRKFITGFSGSFGTVIVTLSKAVLFTDGRYFLQAEQELKGTEVVLIKLGVKGSPDIFTYINLNLQESKLGIYSDEISIKFYRELSEKCKNTHIKALNQDLIDLIWESRPQLDCSNIFELADAEKNNKRAEKIKSICLVLERNLSDFYVITALDEIAWVLNLRGSDVKESALFYSFLLISRNKNRKNVLFVDIKKLDSSVKETLEMENFEIESYSNFYCFLDKIKNEGKFFVAFYVNVRVLKVLGEANIILGESIISSLKALKTDYELLKMKEAHVIDAVSLIKFLRKFKSLSKVELAELDEIDIADMLLHFRKLNKEFFSSSFDSIVGFRENGALPHYKPKRGKKINTSGLLLIDSGGSYFGLGTTDVTRVFLIGDASDEEKRDYTLVLKAFINLSSLKFPYGSSGAFLDGICRLPLLKNELNFIHGTGHGVGFFLNVHELPVSISPNSSYLFKGSEVVSIEPGLYRAFSHGIRIENLVFVKQAFTNDFGAFLEFENLTLVPFEKELIVKEMLSEDELNYINYYHECVFLTLKECFDDEGELEFLAKLTSKI, encoded by the coding sequence TTGGATATTAATAAAAGATTAGCTTTACTTAGAGAACATATGAGGGATAATAAAATTGATGCTTATTTGGTAGCAGGTTATGATCCTCATTTTAGTGAATATTCTCATGAAAGGTACAGCACTCGTAAGTTTATTACAGGTTTTTCCGGTAGCTTTGGTACGGTAATTGTAACATTATCAAAAGCTGTTCTTTTTACGGATGGTAGGTATTTTTTGCAGGCCGAGCAAGAACTTAAGGGGACCGAGGTTGTGTTAATAAAACTTGGAGTAAAAGGATCTCCTGATATTTTTACGTATATAAATTTAAATCTTCAAGAATCGAAGCTTGGAATTTATTCAGATGAGATTAGTATAAAGTTTTATAGAGAGTTGTCTGAAAAATGTAAAAATACACATATCAAGGCTTTAAATCAAGATCTAATTGATTTAATTTGGGAATCTAGGCCCCAGCTTGATTGTAGCAATATATTTGAATTGGCTGATGCTGAAAAGAATAATAAAAGAGCTGAAAAGATCAAATCTATTTGTTTGGTCTTAGAAAGGAATTTGTCAGATTTTTATGTTATTACCGCTCTTGATGAGATTGCTTGGGTATTAAATTTAAGAGGGTCAGATGTTAAAGAATCAGCATTGTTTTATTCGTTTCTTTTAATATCTAGGAATAAGAATCGAAAAAACGTTCTTTTTGTTGATATAAAAAAACTTGATTCAAGCGTTAAAGAAACACTTGAAATGGAAAATTTTGAAATAGAGTCTTATAGTAATTTTTATTGTTTTTTGGACAAAATAAAGAACGAGGGTAAATTTTTTGTTGCATTTTATGTCAATGTTAGGGTTTTAAAAGTTCTTGGCGAAGCTAATATCATTTTAGGAGAGAGTATTATAAGCAGTCTTAAGGCATTAAAAACTGATTATGAACTTCTTAAGATGAAAGAAGCGCATGTTATTGATGCTGTTTCATTGATTAAATTTTTACGCAAATTTAAAAGTCTTAGCAAGGTTGAATTGGCTGAATTAGATGAAATAGATATTGCTGATATGCTTTTGCATTTTAGAAAATTGAATAAAGAGTTTTTTAGTTCTAGCTTTGACTCAATAGTTGGTTTTAGAGAAAATGGAGCTCTTCCACATTACAAGCCTAAAAGAGGTAAAAAAATAAATACCAGTGGTCTTCTTTTGATTGATTCTGGAGGTTCATATTTTGGGCTTGGTACAACAGACGTTACAAGAGTTTTTTTAATAGGTGATGCTTCTGATGAAGAAAAGCGTGATTATACTTTGGTTCTTAAGGCTTTCATTAACCTTTCTTCTTTAAAGTTCCCATATGGATCTTCAGGAGCTTTTCTTGATGGAATTTGTAGATTGCCGCTTTTGAAAAATGAATTGAATTTTATTCATGGCACTGGGCATGGTGTTGGGTTTTTTCTCAATGTCCATGAACTTCCAGTTTCGATTAGTCCCAATTCTAGCTACCTTTTTAAAGGTTCTGAGGTGGTTTCAATTGAGCCCGGCCTTTATCGAGCATTTAGTCACGGAATAAGGATTGAGAATTTGGTTTTTGTAAAGCAAGCTTTTACGAATGACTTTGGAGCTTTTTTAGAGTTTGAGAATTTAACTCTTGTTCCTTTTGAAAAGGAATTGATAGTAAAGGAAATGCTCTCAGAAGATGAGCTGAATTATATCAATTATTATCATGAATGTGTGTTTTTAACTTTAAAAGAGTGCTTTGATGATGAAGGAGAGTTGGAATTTTTAGCAAAGCTAACAAGTAAAATATGA
- a CDS encoding HAD family hydrolase: MKNIKAVASDLDGTLLLSKSYIGAFTELVIKKLTKEKKKFIIATGRSKNEIIQITKNTDQLQVSFFITLNGAKVYNQEWKLIKSHNLSAEVVKKILNLRDEKFSHIPHFLHKADQNDDQLNIDIKTKIAIDQCKKLQKESNIFRHEIVSPINKIQEIKDFNELKNFENVAKIILAGKEESLIEYEAMILEKYKGEINAYLSTPNSLEIVDHKVSKGNALKEVLKTINIDLSETIAFGDGFNDTDMLENVKKGLIMGNANYRLKAMLPYLEVIGTNDEEAVANYINENVLEEPIQEE; the protein is encoded by the coding sequence ATGAAAAATATCAAAGCGGTTGCCTCTGATCTTGATGGCACTCTTTTACTATCAAAAAGCTATATTGGAGCCTTTACAGAACTTGTAATTAAAAAATTAACAAAAGAAAAAAAGAAATTCATAATAGCAACAGGAAGAAGTAAAAATGAAATCATTCAAATTACAAAAAACACAGATCAACTGCAAGTTTCATTTTTCATTACATTAAACGGAGCAAAAGTTTACAACCAAGAATGGAAATTAATAAAAAGTCATAATTTGTCTGCTGAAGTAGTAAAGAAAATTTTAAATTTAAGAGACGAGAAATTTAGCCATATACCTCATTTTTTACATAAAGCAGATCAAAACGACGATCAATTAAATATTGACATAAAGACTAAAATTGCAATTGATCAATGCAAAAAATTGCAAAAAGAATCCAATATCTTCAGACATGAAATAGTAAGTCCAATTAATAAAATTCAAGAAATTAAAGACTTTAACGAGCTTAAAAATTTTGAAAATGTTGCAAAAATAATACTAGCTGGCAAAGAAGAAAGCTTAATAGAATATGAAGCAATGATTTTAGAGAAATACAAAGGGGAAATAAATGCATACCTTTCTACTCCAAATTCACTAGAAATCGTAGATCATAAAGTCTCCAAAGGCAATGCATTAAAAGAAGTTCTTAAAACTATAAATATTGATTTAAGTGAAACCATAGCTTTTGGAGATGGATTTAATGATACTGATATGCTAGAGAATGTAAAAAAGGGATTAATAATGGGAAATGCAAATTATAGATTAAAAGCAATGCTTCCTTACTTAGAAGTAATAGGAACAAACGATGAAGAAGCTGTTGCAAACTACATTAATGAAAATGTCTTAGAAGAACCTATTCAGGAGGAATAA
- a CDS encoding aminopeptidase, which translates to MEKDLIKYAELIILKGINLQKNQCVLIQGSIDNYNFLKILAKKAYEHGAKYVKLNIKDIDILKSRLKFSQEESLKFIPNTEKSFLEEMVQDKWARINVDDTENFEDLKESIGQKISIYQKALNLASKTLSQAIMSNEIAWCVVCAPGPKWASKVLNKKEGNQTLEEFFKIQKKILLLDNENPIKSWESHGEKLHKRCKTLNELNLEKIIFKTEKTNLEVYLLETSLWTGGSEKVKGTEIEFNANMPTEEVFTTPNYKKTKGIVYATRPVMILETLISGMWLKFENGKVVDFGCDNEKQKEILKSHIETDIQAKYIGEVALVDSSSPIYQSNLIFYSTLYDENASCHIALGAAYPSCLSNEEDLKTDADKLTYGCNVSLIHTDLMIGSDDLNVIGVDKNGKEYTIIKAGKFAI; encoded by the coding sequence ATGGAGAAGGATTTAATAAAATATGCAGAGCTTATAATTTTAAAGGGAATTAATTTACAAAAAAATCAATGTGTTTTAATTCAAGGTTCAATCGACAATTATAATTTTTTGAAAATATTAGCAAAAAAAGCTTATGAACATGGAGCCAAGTATGTCAAGCTAAATATTAAAGACATTGATATTTTAAAATCAAGATTAAAATTTTCACAAGAAGAAAGCTTGAAATTCATTCCAAATACCGAAAAGAGCTTTTTAGAAGAAATGGTTCAAGATAAATGGGCAAGAATAAACGTCGACGATACAGAAAATTTTGAAGACCTAAAAGAAAGCATTGGTCAAAAAATATCAATTTATCAAAAAGCCTTAAATCTGGCAAGCAAAACCTTATCACAAGCAATAATGAGTAATGAAATAGCTTGGTGCGTTGTTTGTGCACCAGGTCCAAAATGGGCTTCCAAAGTTTTAAACAAAAAAGAAGGAAATCAAACTTTAGAAGAATTTTTTAAAATACAAAAGAAAATATTATTACTTGACAATGAAAATCCAATAAAAAGTTGGGAATCCCATGGGGAAAAACTTCATAAAAGATGCAAAACATTAAATGAACTTAACCTGGAAAAGATAATTTTTAAAACTGAAAAAACAAATTTGGAAGTATATCTGCTTGAAACTTCCCTATGGACAGGTGGAAGCGAAAAAGTCAAAGGAACAGAAATAGAATTCAATGCCAATATGCCAACAGAAGAGGTTTTTACAACTCCAAACTATAAAAAAACAAAAGGCATTGTTTACGCCACCCGCCCTGTCATGATTCTTGAAACACTAATATCTGGAATGTGGTTAAAATTTGAAAATGGGAAAGTTGTTGACTTTGGCTGTGATAACGAGAAGCAAAAAGAAATATTAAAATCACACATTGAAACCGATATTCAAGCAAAATATATAGGAGAAGTAGCATTAGTTGACAGTAGTTCTCCTATTTATCAAAGCAATCTTATTTTTTACAGCACATTATATGATGAAAATGCAAGTTGCCACATAGCACTAGGAGCTGCATATCCATCTTGTTTAAGCAATGAAGAAGATTTAAAAACCGATGCCGATAAACTAACTTACGGATGTAACGTTTCATTAATACATACAGATTTAATGATTGGAAGCGATGACTTAAATGTCATTGGTGTAGACAAAAATGGCAAAGAATACACAATCATAAAAGCTGGTAAATTTGCAATATAA
- a CDS encoding divergent PAP2 family protein produces MIRALLTNDLFLSCLISGISAQVIKYGIQTVKTRKLKLTPAHLLKKIFLETGGMPSSHSSTVTALSTSIALTEGIDTNFIIALAFALITIRDSFGVRYMSGVQAEYLNALSEKLKKEIKIDTAKIKVVKGHKKKEVLTGIIIGIASAYIVCYF; encoded by the coding sequence ATGATAAGGGCATTGCTTACCAATGATCTTTTTTTATCTTGTCTTATATCGGGAATTTCTGCTCAAGTGATTAAATATGGTATCCAAACCGTAAAAACAAGAAAATTAAAACTAACTCCAGCACATCTTTTAAAAAAAATCTTTCTAGAAACAGGAGGCATGCCAAGTAGTCATTCGTCAACAGTCACTGCTCTTTCAACCTCAATCGCACTAACTGAAGGAATAGATACAAATTTTATAATAGCTCTTGCATTTGCCCTTATTACAATAAGAGATTCTTTCGGCGTAAGATATATGTCTGGAGTTCAAGCAGAATATTTGAATGCACTATCAGAAAAATTAAAAAAAGAAATAAAAATTGACACAGCAAAAATAAAAGTGGTCAAAGGACACAAAAAGAAAGAAGTTCTAACCGGCATAATAATAGGAATAGCCTCTGCATATATTGTATGCTATTTTTAG